Genomic DNA from Desulfonema ishimotonii:
CCGCGCAGTTCATCTTCACAAAGGGACTTTTGGCCCGGTTGCTGTTGTAGTGGATGGAGTTGGCCACCAGCTCCTTGCCCGTCCCGCTTTCCCCCCGGATCAGCACTGTGGCGTTACTTTTGGAAACCTGGGTGATCATCTGGAAGACCTCCCGCATCTTGTTGCTGTTGCCGATGATGTTGTTGATGCGGTACTTGTTCTCCAGCTCCCGTTTCAGACGGCGGTTTTCGTTCCGGAGACGCTCCTTTTCAAGGCGGATGTTTTCCAGATTGATGACATGTCGGGCCACCATGGTGGCCACCACGGTCAGCAGCTCGGTTCCGTTATTGAGGGAGTAATTATTGACATAGGGGCGATCCGCGCTGAGGGCCCCGATGATCTGATTGCCTTTCTTGATGGGCACACAGAAGTAGGAGAACTCCTGCTTGATACGGCGGGAATCCGTCCGGTCCAGAAACAGGGGTTCCTCACTGATTTTGGGGATGGCGACCGACTTGCCCGTCTCAATCACCCGGCCCGTGATGCCCTCTCCCAGCTTGTATTTGACCCGTTCAATGGCAGTTTTGGACAGCCCGTGGGCCACCTCAATGCTGATCTCGTTGCGCAGGGGGTTGAGCAGGGTGATGGTGCCCCGGATCATGTTCATCGAATCGGAGAGAATCGACAACACCTTGTACAGCGATTTTTTCAGCTCCAAGTGTTCGTTCAGCGCCTTACTGATTTCGTAGAGCAGTGTAACTTCTTCTATTTTCTTCATATTATTTGAAACGCTCCTCCGGTTTCTTCTCCGTTTGCCCGTATATGACGTCGTCTGAAATTCTGCATATAATAATCTGCAACGACATTTTTGCAATGTTTTTTTACAAAATTGGATAAATAATCAGGACGAAACGACATTCCGGGCAACCGCGTTCATCACCTGATCGGGCGTCCGGTCATCACATGGCACCACAATACGGCCATGCCTGCGATACAGCGGGGTTCGTTCCGCATAGAGGTCGTCAATGGTCTGGCCCGGCAGCCGGATCACGCCGCGGGCGTCGATGTCACTGAGCCGTTTTTTCAGGGTGGCGAGGGAGAGATCCAGGAAAACGACGTGCCCGTCCGCTGCCAGATGGCTCATGGCCCGCTCACTGTAAACAACACTGCCGCCCGTGGCAATCACATGGGCGTGACACGATACCCGGCAGACATAATGTTCCTCAGTCTCCCGGAACTTTCGGACCCCTCCGGCCTGAATGATCTGCTGAAGGCTCCTGCCCTCGTGGGCCTGGATAAGGATATCCGTGTCCAGGAAATCGTATTTAAGCCGTTTGGCCAGAAGAACGCCGACGGTACTCTTTCCGGCACCGGGCATCCCGATCAGCACAATATTTTTTTTCTCACTCATACGTCACTCTCGTTCTGTTCCATCAGCCTGAAAACAGCTCCCACCGTGTCAGCCTTAAAATCCGGGGGCGGCGGGTGAATTCCCACGCTGATATATCTGGGAAATAAACGCTCAGGCCGGGGCACATGCGCCCCGACTGTTCTGAATATAAAAAAGGGCCGCCCGCACGGGGCCTGCCCTTTCCGGTTCAATCACCGAAACAC
This window encodes:
- a CDS encoding shikimate kinase, which produces MSEKKNIVLIGMPGAGKSTVGVLLAKRLKYDFLDTDILIQAHEGRSLQQIIQAGGVRKFRETEEHYVCRVSCHAHVIATGGSVVYSERAMSHLAADGHVVFLDLSLATLKKRLSDIDARGVIRLPGQTIDDLYAERTPLYRRHGRIVVPCDDRTPDQVMNAVARNVVSS